One window from the genome of Nicotiana tomentosiformis chromosome 5, ASM39032v3, whole genome shotgun sequence encodes:
- the LOC104110533 gene encoding uncharacterized protein: MMKKVMADQQAQETAMRNLEQKIGQLGSAQNTRPTRALTSDTEPNPKAQVNVVTLRNGRVLEEVPKKKKYMASLEGELVPKLVEENEKENKGSEPVIVTRPPPPFPQRLQKQKDDAKYKKFLDILSQVRVNLPLVKILQEVPKHIEFETVALTEECIAKVESKLPPKLKDPGSFTIPLSLEKQEVGRAMCDLGASINLISSSLFKQLGLGVLRPTTITIQLADRSLDEEVPIILGRPFLATGGAIIDVREGKLKMRVDDEDVTFNVYKALELPKHYEDLCMITVVELKGIEQSSYVNYSDPDGTTELEEVVLQAECVKMIEKRAREERGDLLRACKNARLHGRKKKRKCPA, translated from the exons ATGATGAAGAAAGTGATGGCTGACCAGCAGGCCCAAGAAACAGCGATGAGAAATTTGGAGCaaaaaataggacaacttggcaGTGCCCAAAATACTCGACCAACTAGGGCTCTTACTAGTGATACCGAGCCTAATCCTAAAGCTCAAGTCAATGTGGTTACCTTGAGAAATGGAAGAGTGTTAGAAGAAGTTCCAAAGAAAAAGAAGTATATGGCTAGTCTTGAAGGAGAATTAGTTCCCAAGCTAGTTGAGGAGAATGAGAAAGAGAATAAAGGATCAGAGCCAGTAATTGTGACAAGGCCACCACCTCCGTTTCCACAAAGACTACAGAAGCAAAAAGATGATGCTAAGTACAAGAAATTCTTAGATATTTTGAGCCAAGTGCGTGTGAATTTGCCTTTGGTGAAAATTTTGCAGGAAGTGCCTAA ACATATAGAGTTTGaaacagttgcacttactgaagAGTGCATTGCTAAAGTTGAGAGTAAACTTCCTCCTAAGTTAAAGGATCCTGGGAGTTTCACAATTCCTCTATCTCTGGAAAAACAAGAAGTTGGTAGAGCCATGTGTGATTTAGGGGCTAGTATAAATTTGATATCATCCTCTTTGTTTAAGCAACTCGGATTGGGGGTGCTTAGACCTACTACAATTACAATACAGTTAGCAGATAGGTCACTAG ATGAGGAAGTGCCCATTATTTTGGGGCGACCATTCTTAGCTACTGGTGGAGCGATTATTGATGTGAGGGAAGGGAAGTTAAAGATGAGAGTTGACGATGAGGATGTCACTTTTAATGTGTACAAGGCACTTGAGCTCCCTAAGCATTATGAAGATTTGTGCATGATTACTGTGGTCGAATTGAAGGGGATAGAGCAGAGTTCTTATGTGAATTATAGTGATCCAGATGGGACAACTGAGTTAGAGGAGGTGGTATTGCAAGCTGAGTGTGTAAAGATGATTGAGAAAAGAGCCAGAGAAGAAAGAGGAGATCTTCTGAGAGCGTGCAAAAATGCTAGACTTCAtgggagaaagaagaagagaaagtgcCCAGCCTGA